One window from the genome of Magnolia sinica isolate HGM2019 chromosome 4, MsV1, whole genome shotgun sequence encodes:
- the LOC131243606 gene encoding RING-H2 finger protein ATL16-like produces the protein MSTPDLQDQKYPWNQIIITLITTLCALFLLLSCYNFLTREWILLNRPRRRLLNEAVANPEDPSLPIQSQGLAPAILHALPAIQFKKTDSEANPSNCDCAVCLGEFDNGEWLRLLPNCSPVFHITCVDAWFQAHPNCPLCRSSVVNDLNSCHDFSSSMSFEMSREDAHSQQMH, from the coding sequence ATGAGTACTCCAGACCTTCAAGATCAAAAGTACCCTTGGAACCAGATCATAATCACCTTGATCACAACGCTTTGTGCTCTCTTCCTTCTCTTGAGCTGCTACAATTTCCTCACACGGGAATGGATTCTTCTCAATAGACCTCGTAGGCGGCTCCTAAATGAGGCAGTCGCCAACCCAGAAGACCCTTCATTGCCAATCCAGAGCCAAGGCCTGGCACCTGCCATCTTACACGCCCTCCCTGCAATTCAGTTCAAGAAGACAGACAGTGAGGCCAACCCAAGCAACTGTGATTGCGCAGTTTGTTTGGGAGAATTCGACAATGGCGAATGGCTGAGGCTGCTGCCCAACTGTTCCCCTGTCTTTCATATTACTTGTGTCGACGCATGGTTCCAGGCCCATCCCAACTGCCCGCTCTGCAGATCAAGTGTTGTAAATGACCTTAACAGTTGCCATGACTTCTCTAGTTCTATGTCATTCGAGATGAGTAGAGAAGATGCTCATAGCCAACAAATGCACTGA
- the LOC131243605 gene encoding pentatricopeptide repeat-containing protein At5g42450, mitochondrial, with protein MKSILSKIPHSLLKSNSSSKALLSSIHLLETQSAHAQLLKSGIPTTESQLIESYCKSKEFSDARQLFDETPDWDLVSATAIIGVFARSDRLKDAIGLFSRMRFLGISPNQFTFSTIIHACTAQRNHNAGKQLHACATKMGLRSDVFVGSSVLDHYAKLGSLDEAQGAFEDTHDPNVVSYTTLICGYLKNDRFDEAVQLFRDIPESNVVSWNAMIGGYSQTGRNEESVNLFIQMCREGVRPNESTFPCIFSAAANIAALGMGKSFHAYAIKSLIKHDVFVGNSLISFYAKCGSMDDSLLAFDRLPEKNVVSWNALICGYAQNGRGKEALEFFQQMYHTGLQPNSVTLLCVLFACNHAGLVEDGCAYFEQARKEQPGMLRAKHYACMVDLLSRSGRFQEAKRFLNELPFDPGIGFWKALLSGCQIHSNAELAELAARQILALDPGDVSSYILLSNVYSTAGQWRSVSMIRKEMKEKGMKRIPGCSWIEIRNKVHIFVTGDRRHVQTDEICMLIKVCFEHLKEDTSSKLHKEILNEVCL; from the coding sequence ATGAAATCCATACTCTCAAAAATCCCTCATTCCCTACTCAAATCCAACTCAAGTTCAAAAGCTCTGCTCTCTTCTATTCATCTCCTTGAGACCCAAAGTGCCCATGCCCAACTCCTTAAATCTGGAATTCCAACCACAGAATCCCAACTCATTGAATCGTACTGTAAATCGAAAGAATTCTCAGACGCCCGCCAACTGTTCGACGAAACGCCTGACTGGGATCTTGTCTCAGCCACTGCTATAATCGGCGTTTTCGCACGCAGTGATCGCCTTAAAGATGCTATCGGTCTCTTCTCCCGCATGCGTTTCTTGGGAATTAGTCCCAACCAATTCACCTTCAGTACCATAATTCACGCGTGCACCGCTCAGAGGAACCACAATGCTGGCAAGCAGCTCCATGCTTgcgcaacgaagatgggccttcgaTCAGATGTCTTTGTGGGCAGCTCAGTTCTTGATCATTACGCCAAATTGGGTAGCCTTGATGAAGCTCAAGGAGCATTTGAAGACACCCATGACCCAAACGTTGTTTCCTACACTACATTGATTTGTGGGTACTTGAAGAATGACAGGTTCGACGAGGCTGTGCAACTCTTCCGAGACATACCTGAGAGCAACGTGGTGTCCTGGAATGCGATGATCGGCGGGTACAGCCAAACAGGCCGCAATGAGGAGTCTGTGAATCTTTTCATCCAGATGTGTAGAGAAGGGGTGAGGCCCAACGAATCGACGTTCCCTTGCATTTTCAGCGCAGCTGCAAATATTGCAGCTCTTGGGATGGGCAAGAGCTTCCATGCCTATGCTATCAAGTCTTTAATCAAGCATGATGTGTTTGTTGGGAATTCTCTGATCAGCTTTTATGCAAAATGTGGGAGCATGGACGATAGCCTCCTAGCGTTCGATCGGCTACCTGAAAAGAATGTCGTTTCTTGGAACGCTTTGATTTGTGGGTATGCGCAGAATGGTCGCGGAAAGGAGGCTCTGGAGTTCTTTCAACAGATGTACCACACTGGTCTGCAACCAAACAGTGTTACACTGCTTTGTGTGTTGTTTGCTTGTAACCATGCAGGCCTTGTCGAAGATGGATGCGCTTATTTTGAACAAGCGAGGAAAGAACAGCCTGGTATGCTAAGAGCCAAACACTATGCTTGTATGGTTGATCTGCTCTCCCGATCAGGGCGTTTCCAGGAAGCCAAGAGGTTTCTCAATGAGCTCCCATTTGATCCGGGAATTGGGTTTTGGAAGGCATTACTCAGTGGGTGCCAGATCCATTCAAATGCAGAATTAGCCGAGCTTGCGGCCCGCCAAATCCTTGCTCTAGATCCTGGGGACGTTTCGTCTTACATTCTGCTATCGAATGTGTATTCCACCGCTGGTCAATGGAGGAGTGTGTCAATGATcaggaaggagatgaaggagaagggGATGAAGAGGATTCCTGGCTGCAGTTGGATTGAGATCAGGAATAAGGTTCATATCTTTGTCACTGGTGACAGAAGACATGTTCAAACAGATGAGATTTGCATGCTTATTAAGGTATGTTTTGAACATTTGAAGGAAGACACAAGCTCAAAGCTTCACAAGGAAATCTTAAATGAAGTTTGCCTTTAA
- the LOC131243608 gene encoding uncharacterized protein LOC131243608: MEGMASVRMFQQSIEELKHALFSTTMELQSTQLAAKEERRKNEETVKQLLELLKSTFQERDEAKDQLQKLLSKIGQSIPTELFHTLPTLHPESPPARPTIGNSSITDSDSLSGTHNRQSLVSSPVDSFFDAVSSPDLPNMNMADSSNVGILHPHLPLEYNCSSSGAAQIDPASAIIDRLALRKPLPQKGRLLQAVMEAGPLLQTLLVAGPLPQWRIPPPVQPFQVPLVSVNGASQPCSASMLDFSSTVGSCMKKRLATSCSFSEDFVHDFCRKGKCQKFQ; the protein is encoded by the exons ATGGAAGGAATGGCTTCTGTTAGGATGTTTCAACAG AGCATCGAAGAGTTGAAGCATGCCCTTTTTAGCACCACTATGGAACTACAATCAACCCAACTAGCTgcaaaagaggagagaagaaaaaatgaagaGACGGTAAAGCAGCTACTTGAGCTCTTGAAATCGACATTTCAAGAAAGAGATGAAGCAAAAGATCAGTTGCAAAAATTACTAAGCAAGATCGGGCAATCGATCCCAACTGAACTCTTCCACACTCTTCCAACTCTCCATCCTGAAAGCCCACCAGCCAGACCAACCATTGGAAATTCGAGCATCACAGACTCCGACAGCCTATCGGGCACCCATAACCGCCAATCCTTAGTTTCTTCCCCTGTAGACTCCTTCTTCGATGCAGTTTCTTCACCAGACCTGCCAAACATGAACATGGCTGACTCAAGTAATGTAGGAATACTGCATCCTCATTTACCATTGGAATATAACTGCTCCTCTTCAGGAGCAGCTCAGATCGATCCTGCTTCAGCGATAATCGATCGGCTTGCTTTGAGAAAACCTCTGCCACAGAAAGGGAGGCTATTGCAGGCCGTTATGGAAGCTGGGCCGCTGTTACAGACGCTTCTGGTTGCTGGGCCTCTTCCTCAGTGGCGCATTCCTCCACCTGTGCAGCCATTCCAAGTACCACTGGTGTCTGTTAATGGTGCATCTCAACCTTGTTCCGCATCCATGTTGGATTTTTCAAGCACTGTTGGGTCATGTATGAAGAAGAGGCTGGCAACTTCTTGTAGTTTCAGCGAAGATTTCGTGCATGATTTTTGCCGGAAAGGTAAATGCCAGAAGTTTCAATGA